CAGCATACAATTGCTCTGCCCGCTGTCGCGCAGCCAAGGCAACCGGCTCATATTGGCGGTTCTGCTCACGCTGCTGATCCAACTCTCGCTGCTCGCGCATAGACAGATGGCTGTTGGGACGTTTCTTTTTCGGTAAAGGCATAGCTCACCTCTTCAAATCATGCCGTGGTGTTCAATGGATCAGACAACAAGCTGATTGCTGGCTCGGCGTCAGGCGGCGGATTGTACCGCGTTAATTCATCACTGAGGAAATAATCCCGCTATATCGGCTTTAGCAAAGGTGGCAAGTCAGCATCACAGTAGCAAGCGGTTACTGGGGTAAGAACTGGGGGGACACAACGTCATCGAGCGCGCATTAGCACCCGATGACGGAAGAGAACAACTACAAATTCAATCACTAATCATCGACATTCCCGCAGAAATTTAGTGAGGCACATAGGCCAGCCCAAAGGGATTGGTACCCACGGTCACCGTGGTCTTTAAATTAGGCTGTCGCCATGGCGCATGGGTATCAAACACGGACACCTTATCCTGAGACGCTCCCGAGTGGGTGATATAGAGCTTTTTACCATTACGGGTCACAGAAATATTATGGGGGGTTGGCTGAGGGGTATCATTAGTAAAGCGGCTACGCAGATGACGACGGTTAAGGGTATACAGGCCATTGGTGCCACCGTCAGCAATGTCTGTCACATAGACCCGGTTGTAGTGCGCAAAAATGCCATGGGCATTGGGGACATTGGCTTGACGTCTCATGCCCAGATGTCGGGTGCTTAGCTCAGTGACTGTGCCCTCATCTTGGGATGCCACCAGCAAGGAGCGATCTCGTTTGACCAAAAACAAATGCGGATCACCGCCAACTTGTCTGCGGGCGGTTTGGTAAGCCCTACCCCACCAATATTGGTATTTGAGGATCCATCCTTGATCTGTATTCCCCAGCAAACTGACAAACCACTGGCGGCCATTTGCTGAAATAAACACATCATGGGGTTTAAAACCGGCATTGACTAAATCTTGCGGGATTGCCACCGTGGTTTTAACCGTCAGATTATTGGTATCAATCACTGAGATGCTGTTATCGACATCGTTGACGACCAGCAACAACTCCGCATATTTAGAGGCCCACATATGGAATACCCCTCTACCCACCGGAATTTTTTTAATTAATTGGTATGCATGACTGTCGAATACCAGCACCTGATTATTGGCCCGGTCACCCACATACAAGAGGTTCTTTTTATACACCACATACATGGGCTCAGGTGTGGCTTCATCATCAGCTTTGGGTAAGCGAATGGTGTGTTTTACCGTGTCGGTTTTAACGTCAATCACTGACACAGTGCCGCCAGCCCGGTCCGCCACCGCCATCGAGCCCTGTGTCGCTTGATAATAACGGGCCATCACTGGCATGCTGAATATCATTAAGGATACGGGAAGCCATATCCATTTGTTTGGATTACGCATAATGTGTTCCTTTTCTTCAAATAACCCATCAACAACAGATCGGCCCATGACAAAAGGCTAACCATCAAATTATCTTGCGCGCTAAATCTCACAGAATTATCACAGAACAATTTCATGGTTATCACGGAGGGGAATCTTTTTGGCGGCGAATAATCGCAGACAAAAATGACGGTAATAAAGGAGAACACTAAGGTGTTAATAATGAGCGGCGAAGATGGAACGCAAGGGGAGAGCAGGCGTTAGCCAAGCCATCAGACTTGGCTCATAACGTATAAAAGTTCTGTGCTCAGCATAAGCTGTCAGACACATAGCGCGGTGAACAGGGATATCACAAAAGCGCTGTCGCCCTAGCGCATATTTTTCGACGCACTGCGACGTTGGCGGTACAAGCCTTCTAACTGCTCACTGAACTGGATCATCTGTTGGCGCTGCACAACTGCCGCATCCTGCAATGATTCCACCGCCGTATCTGTCGCGATCCGTTTTGCCAGCGCCAGAATTAATTGCTCTGCCTGACTTAGGCCACCAGCCTGAACGTCTTTGATAAATAGCAGCCGAAAACAATCATGGAAGATGGAAATCAAGGTGTCATTGCTCAGCACAAAGCCATCCTGATGTACGGGATCTTTTGTAAATCTGGCGTCATCCGCCTGATAGCTCATCCCGGCAATTAAATTACACACTGTGGTTAAAGTGGTTGCACCGCTGAACAGCTCTGCCACTCCGGGGCGGGATGCCAGCACCAATGCCAGTTGATGGGCAAACTCTGCTTTACTCCATTGATCGCCAAGGGCATGGATCACACTCATCGCCTACTCCTTAAAATAATGGCGAAACATCAAAACCATAATAATGGCTAGACCTAACAGCCATTCACCACGAAGCGCTGTGCTTCCCGAAGAGCACGAAGGAAAGCTGAAGGCATGCATCCAAGCTGTGCCGCAATAGCAGCAGCCCTAATGGTTCACTGTGATTGAACCAGTTTAAGCTTTTGCTCTTCTTCGTGTCCTTCGTGTCCTTCGTGTCCTTCGTGTCCTTCGTGGTGATCCGCTTTTATTTGTTGTTTCAAAGATAACAGCCATGAACCACGAAGCGCTGCGCTTCACGAAGAGCACGAAGGAAAGCTGAAGGCATGCATCCAAGCTGTGCCAACACTTCAGCCCTACTTCCCTTTATTCTGCCTGTCCTAGCTTTTCCATTCTCTGTCCCAGCTTTCGTTCTCGCTTTTGCTCTTCTTCGTGGCCTTCGTGTCCTTCGTGGTGATCCGCTTTTATTTGTTGTTTCCAAGATAAAAGCCATGAACCACGAAGCGCTGCACTTCACAAAGAGCACGAAGGAAAGCTGAAGGCATGCATCCAAGCTGTGCCAGCATCTCCGGCTCTGTGTCGCTGGGATGCGACAGTGAAGCCTACAGGGAGGTATCCACGGCGTGCCGGAGATGTGGCGCAGCGGCAGCACTTCAGCCCTACTTCCCTTTATTCTGCCTGTCCTCACTTTTCCTTTCCCTGTCCCAGCTTTCGTTCTCGCTCTCGCTTTTGCTCTTCTTCGTGCCTTTCGTGCTCTTCGTGGTGATCCGCTTTTATTTGTTGTTTCCAAGATAAAAACCATCAACCACGAAGCGCTGCGCTACACGGCGAATATGGCGCAGCCATATGCTTATGAGCGAGAGCCAAGGACTGGCGAACTGGCTTTTTAACAGGGATGTTATTGAGCACGAAGGAAAGCTGGAGACTGCAATCCAAGCCAAGCTCTGTTTTATCCAAACTATTCAGCTTTAATTTCTGTTCTCTTATGCCTGTTTGTCTGCCAGCTCAGTTTCCAGTTGTGCTTGCAGGCTTTGCAGATAATTCAGGGTTAATGGCGCTAGGGCTTGGTAAAAGTCTGTTTTCGCCTTGCTCGCCAGCAGTGCAATACATTGCGGTGCAAATGGCATCAGGAATTCCCGCAGCAGGCGTACTATCCAAGCCGTGCTAAAGGCAACATCATCATAGCTGTCCATAAAGGCCGGAATAGTGCTTTGCCCCGCTTCATCACAATTTTGTGCCAACGCATTGGCAACCACTGCCAGCATCAAGCCGAGGTGATCCACAGGTTCATTACGGGTGGCATCCAGCTCTAATCCGGTATCACGGTAAAACTGTGCCAATGCCTGGGTGCTGACATCATTGAGCAGGCCGGTATCACATAGGTACACACTGCCCCATGGCGGACACAGCGGCACACCCGGGCCAACAAACAGCCGGGTGTAATCCATCTGCAATTCAGCCTGATTGGCATCACTGTTATCCAATGCCCGACAAGCCTGCATGACGTCAGGCGCACTGTCGCCCAATGGCCACTGCTCGGCAAATGGGATTTGAGCCACCATTTCCAGTAACTCTTCTCCCGGAGGCTCAAACCAAAGGTTATGAAGAATTTGGGCCATGGCTTGCAGTTCAATGCGATTGATCGACATAGGTGTTTCTCTTAAAAATTCGGTATGTAATAACAAGCAGAGTTTACCCTTGAAGCACCTTTACCTTAAGTACTTCAGGGGTAAACACGTCTATAAATCACATTCAATCAAGAGTAAAGACAACCAAGAAAAGACAAAAGCGCTAACCACGAAGTTCAGAAAGAACACGAAGATTAACAGCCAAGAGATAATCTCTTGCTCCTCTTCGTGTCCCTTGTGTTGTGAACGAAGTGAGCGCTTCGTGGTTAACAGCTTTTAAAGCTGGTATTAGTTTTATACACAGCCCGGTGAAATTAAACCTCAGCCGGGTTCAGTACCGACCCCTCAACCAGATCCAGCTTAGGCTCACTGCCAACTGGCCAAGGCTCACCGTAACAGATCCCTACACTTTCTTTCACCGGGCGGCCATGGCGGTTAGCCTTAATAATCAGATTGGGCTTAGTAATGTCCGGTGATGGCAGCGGCGCAATATGCCCATCGCCCTCACCATACTTGGCTTTCAGGTTGTCCATAGTGTCGAAGTCCAGCGCCCGCAGCGGGCAGGATTCAACACAAATGGGCTGACGGCCGATGGCCAGGCGGTCAAAACAACCGTCACACTTGGTCATCACTTTACGCTCAGGGTCCAGCTGCGGCGCATCATAGGGGCAGGCGCAGGCACAGCTTTCACAGCCGATACACAGATCCTGCTTAATGTGCACCAAGCCATCTTCCTTGCGCTTATGCATCGCCCCGGTTGGGCAATATTTCACACAGGCTGGCTCACTACAGTGGTTACAGCCAATCGACATATAATAAGCAAACACGTTTTGCTCAAAACTGCCGTCAGCATTAGCCGTCCACTCACCGCCACCATATTCATATACCCGACGCCACAACACACCTTTCATGGCCGAAATGCCCTTAGCACCCTCACCTTCGCCCCGCTGGGAGCCAACCATGCGATCCTTACAGGCCACATGACAGGTTTTACAACCGGTGCACTTGGTGGTGTCGAGGTAAAAACCATACTGCTTATCAACTTTCATGGATTATGCCTCCTGCTTCGCGGCAATCTGTACCCGGTTGGTGTGCTGGGGATTCCCCTTCACGATCGGCGTAGGGTGATACTTGGTCAGCACATTTAATGCTCCGTTAGTGTCCACCGGCCTACCCTTATGGTCTTGCTCCGTCCCTGGCTTATACCAGCGGCCCTCCCCCATGGCCGCCACACCCGGCGCGATCCGTGGCGTAATACGTACCGGCAGTTCCGTCATGCCCCGGTCATTCCATACCCGTACTGTCTCGCCGGACGTCAGATTACGTGCGGCGGCATCCATAGGATTCATCCATACCGCATCTTCCACCGCTTCACGCAACCAAGGCACATTGTCATAACTGGAGTGCACCCGCCCCTTGGTGTGGTAACCAATCAGCTGCAATGGATACTCCACTGCGGTTTCTTTATCTTCATAACCTTCCCAGGTCACCACATACTGGGGCAGCGGCGTGATCTTGTATCTGTCACTGAGCTGCTCAGCGCTGAAACGCTGTTTCTCTTCTGCTGACCAGTAATCTTGCAGCTGCCAGTTAGCGCGGCGATCGGCCATGGTCAGCGAGTAGATCTCGATTTTTCCGGAAGGGGTTTTAACCCCATAAGCATCTTCCCGGCCGGCAACCCAGTCCTGCAACACCACAAAACTTTCAGGCATATATTTGCGGAATACCCCCTGTTGGGTGGCTTCAGCATAGGTCGGCGGCAGGCCGATATCCGGGTTATTCGCCCGGGTGGCGGCATACAGCTCATTGTTCCAGTCGGCGACGGTTTTACCTTCGGTGTAATCATCACAGCCCATGGCATTGGCTAACCCGGCGCAAATGTCATACATATTCTTCGCTTCGCCCAGAGGCTTAACCGCCGTGCTCATCATGGTCATATACCCCATCTGCCCGGAAGCATATGAATCGCCGGCCAAATCATCTGACTCCAGCCAGGTGGCAGCGGGCAGAATATAGTCGGCATATCGTGCCGAGGGGGTCATCCAACAATCACACACCACGATCAATTCACACTTGCTGGTATCAGCCAAAATGGCGGTGGTGCCATTAATGTCTGAGTGCTGGTTCACAATGGCATTACCACTGACATTGATAATCGCCTTGATATTGCTATCCAGCTTATCCGCCCCTTTCAGGTTATGGCTGTAGGGGGTAAATTCCTTGCCCCGCTCAATGGCCTCAGCGAAGGTAAACACAGGAATAGTCGCCTTCACAGCATTGTTGCCAATATCAATTCCGGCCACGCCCAGACCATAATTCATCGGCATACCGCCGGTATTCACACCGGGCTGCCCCAGCTTACCGGTCAAAATCGACAGCATATACAGGGCGCGCACCGCCTGATCACCATTGGCATGACGGCTCACGCCAGCGCCGATGCTGACATAGGGCGCTTTAGCCGCCATCAGTGCTGCGGCCAGTTCACGGATCTGCGCGGCACTGATACCACAGCGAGCCGCTGCCCATTCCGGCGTACGAGCCAACCCGGTATAGGTACCGAGGATATAATCTTTGTAGTTTTCTTTGGGATCGATCAGCGCGGCATAACGCTGCTGCTCGGCATCATCCGATGCCGCCCACTGCGCCTTAAAGCTGTCCAGCGAAGCAAAGTCATAGCCCAAACAGTGCTGATCCAAAAAGGCTTTGGAATTGGCATCAATCCAACCGGAGGTGATCATCTCCCACGCCACCGCCTCAGCTAATGCGGCATCGGTTCCCGGGCGGATCGGCATCCACTTGTGCTCTTTGCCCAACATGGAGTCGGTATAACGGGTATCAATCATGTACACCTTGATATCCCCGGGATGATTATGCAGCGCCTGAATAAAATCGTAGCCTTCACCACTGCCGCTCATACGCATTTCATTGGGGTTAAAGGCGATCCCGATAAACAGATCCGCATTGGCAATTTCCGCCAATCGCGAGCCATAGTAAGCATGGCCGGCATCGCCGTAAGTGGCTTCAGCCGCGGAATACAGCTGCGCCCAGGAGTAATCCCAGTGGTGATCCAGATAACCGCCGGTTTTATTCAATAACCGTTGCCACACCTGATAACCGGCAAAACCATAATAGGCACCGCTGCGATAATGGAAATAGGTCGAGGCGGGGCCATGCTTGGCACGGATCTGATTGAGTTTTTCACCCACTTCCCGATAAGCCTGCTCCCAGCTGATAGCGACAAACTGATCCACTTCACCGCTGCGGGTAGCACCAATGCGCTTCATCGGCGTGCGCAGACGATCCGGCGCATAGGTTCGCTGCCGCAATGAACGGCCTCGGGTACAGCAACGGATCTGATGATTGTCACCATACTGATCTGAGGTTTCATGATCGGTTTCAATACGGGTGATCACGCCATCGCGGCTGAACACCTTAATAGGACAGTTGGAACCACAGTTCACCAGACAGGCGGACCAGTTCTGCATTTCTTCACCGGTTGGCTGCAGCGGTTTGGTAAAGACGGGATCTTTCCCGCTTGGGCTGCACGCGCTAACCGTAGCAGCACACCCCATAGCGGCACTCATTTTCAAGAAAGTTCTGCGTTCCAAATTTCAAATCCTTATCAGCCTGCGAAAAGACGGCCCCGGTATCAGGCATCAGCCCGGGGATACGATTCATGGAGAGGGTTTGTCCTACGCATGCTCAGCCCGGTTTAGAAATGCGATTTATCAAATGCATCAGACAAATGTGATGGCAAGTGCAGACCGGGGTTATGGCATCCGGCCTGCACTTATTCCCTGGCCTTTCTCTCTGGTATGACGCCGCCTGATCCCGGCAGCGTGTTTTGCAACGCGGCTATTGTAAAAGAGTCAATTGCAAAAACTGGATTTGTTATATTCTGATTTTGAAATATTGCGCAGAATCACCCATAAGCCGCTGATTTTGATGTTTGATCACAAAATAATTGTGACAACACGGCAAACGCCACATGTGTAACCAATTGATTTTTAAGATGTTCAAATAGCGATTCAGTAAACGCTGATACAGAGGTAAGCAAAGAGAAATAAAACTGTAATAACAGACGATTAGCGCCCAAAACCCGGCTGTGAGCCGGGTCAAAATTTCGGCAAAAACAAGCCGATTTTAAGCGATTGGCAGCTTGGCTATGTCACTGACAGATGTCAGATCTTCGCTCCCAATACTAACAATATCGTTTACAGAGAGCGGGAATCACTATGGCAAATACCAATCTGTATCTAAGATGGGGATAAACTCAGTCATCGATTCGTATTACTATGATGGCTAGTGTTTTATTGTAGGCAAACCTCAGGTATGAACAGCTGGCCAGATATGCTGGCAGCAGAAAAAAGCCAAGCTTACTTTATTGATACCCTGAAATATATCGCCCATCGAAGGGCTGAAGGCGTTCCAGTTTATCCTCCTCAAGCTGATGTGTTTAATGCCTTTGCAGCTACGCAATTTGAACAAGTGAAAGTGGTGATTCTGGGGCAAGATCCTTACCATGGTCTGGGACAGGCTCATGGATTAAGTTTTTCTGTCCGTCCGGGGATCCAGCCGCCACCGTCTCTGCTGAATATCTACCAGGAACTGAGTCATGATATTGCCGGGTTTGCTTTACCCGAACATGGCTGCCTGCAATCTTGGGCAAATCAAGGCGTGTTATTGCTCAACACGGTACTGACAGTGGAAGCTGGACGTCCTAACTCCCATCAACAACTGGGCTGGGAGCGCTTTACTGATAAAGTGATTGCACAACTTAATCAACATAGAGAAGGCTTGGTATTTCTGCTCTGGGGTTCCCATGCCCGGCGTAAAGGTCAGGGGATAGATCCACACCGCCATCATATTCTTATCGCACCACACCCATCACCGTTATCTGCCCATCGCGGATTTTTTGGCTGCCGCCATTTTTCCCGAACCAATCAGCTACTGCTTGCGCAAGGGCTGACACAGATCAATTGGCAAATCTAAGCTGTGTTAGTTATCAGATCTTGTCGCGATAATGCCGCACAATAAGCGGCTTTATTACATGGCTTAAGCCAAAATTTCCGCGCCATATCACACCGCAGTCTAATCGGCCTTCTCCCTTGCTGACACAGGTCAAAAATTCACATTTTGAAACTTTTTGGCAGCAATCAGGGTGGTAAACTGCACACAAACAATGATTTACTAATCACTAATTAACATCGCAGAGCCACTATGAAAAAAACACTTACCCTCGCTATTGCCCTGTGTTTCTCCGCCGGCGCCTTTGCCTCGGACCTACAGCAGGCAACTCAGGCCGCCGCCAAAGGTGATTACCAAACGGCCTATCAGCAATTGCTCCCCTTAGCTGAACAAGGGAGTGCTGATGCGCAATATCAACTCGGTATTATGTATTCCCGCAGTCAAGGCGTTAGTCTTGATACCAAAACCGCAGCCAATTGGTTTAAAAAGGCCGCTGAGCAAGGTAACGCCGATGCCCAGTATAATCTGGCCATCAGTTACAGCTTAGGGCGAGGGTTACCACAAGATGCCCAACAAGCTCTGCATTGGTTACAACAAGCAGCAGAACAACAACAGCCTGATGCGCAATTCCGCCTCGGCAGTTTATATGAACAGGGGCAGCAAGGACTCAGTCAGGACGATCACAAAGCACTGGCGCTGTATCAGGCATCAGCTGCGCAAGGAAACAGCGAAGCCCAATTAAACTTGGGCATGATGTTAACCAATGGCCGGGGCACAGATGTGGATCATATTAAAGCCCTTGAATGGTTCCAGCGGGCTGCCGAGCAGGGTAATGCCGATGCACAAAATAACCTCGCCATTATGTATGCTCTGGGTAAAGGCACCAGCAAAAATGAAAAAATGGCGTATATGTGGGCGAACCTGTCTCACTACAATGGTGGGCCAGGGGATGAGATTGTCGAAATTCTTAACCACACCATGAAATTTACCGACATCCGTCAAGCACAAAAAATGACAGAAACCTGCCTGCAGCAGGGATTGCAAAACTGCAACACCCAAAGCTGATAACACTCACGTCCGGCAACCCACGCCGGACGTTTTTCATCATCATTAAGATAAGAAGGAAAAAAGGGACAGCAAATAACAATGAAGCTTTACCGTTCGCAAGGTAACTCACGCTCAATCTATTTCAATATGGTTTAGCATTGGTATTGCATTCATTTGAAAAATGCACGACATGGAGGAAGCTAACAATGGATAATTTGAGTTGTGGGGATAGGCTAATCAAAAATCCCATACTGACTACCAGTCGCGCATTGTCGGTAACGATATTAGTGATCATGTCCCTTAGCGCTTGTCAGCATAATATGGCTTCTAAATCCACCTCAACCGTATTATCTCCTCAGCCGACGCAAACGAGCCCCCAAAACCAGAGTCACACTCAACCGCATGTTTTGCCATCAAGATGCCAACCCGCAACGCCTCTCACTGCCGCGCAACAACAGTTATTAGATCAACAAGCTTTGGCGTATCAATATCTAGCCGGTTGTATTACCGAATATCTAAATGATCACTGTGAATATCAATGCCAAGCTGAGCAATGCCGACGTCAGCCGGAAAATTATCTCGGCTTTACTCTCTGGCAAGCGATATATCAAGATTGCCGGGCGCAATAAAATCTAACTCATACTTAAATACATAATTAAATACAGAATTAAATACAAACTAGGAGGAATTTTAACTCAGCGGAAATAGATAGAGACCTATCTCAGCATGGTCGGAATACTCGATTTAAACTAGTAAAGAATTAACGCGCGAAGTTACTATTGAAGCAAAATAATTTAGTACGCCAATATTAATGCAACACGTCCCTGTGCAACTTCACTATGAATATAAACTGACAATAGGATAATTTGGTAAATAACTGTTTTATTTATCAAGTATCCAACTTAATTATTTTACTCGGATAGGAATGGTAAAACTAAAACTGCGGCTATTGAGACTACCATGCAATCGGTAACCAGTATCACCGCGATCATCAAACTGCACTTCCCGGGTGACATATCCCGCAGGGTTGCTACTCGCAGAACGGAATGAAGTTAAGGCAAATATAGTCCCTATGGTCGAGCTGCCTTCGCGGAACTCATTTTTAGCATCAATATAGTTAGTGCCGGCATTCAATGTCATAATCAGTCGGATGCTATATGTACGGTGCAATTGGAATCTAAATATATTACAAGGTGTTGCTGTTTCATGACTGTTTTTAAAACTGTAAGCATAAACCACCCGATAATTATCAGTTGGATCATATATTTCTATTCGGTAAGCCCCTTTCAGATTACCCGGATTATATGAACCAGGTTGTGGTGGTCCTGCCTGCACACTGGTTGAAATCAAACACATTGCCAATATCAAAAATAATAGCTGTCTCATATTAATTCTATCTGCCAGAGTTTAATTAAGACTCTCTACGCTACCCCAGATGTTAAAACAAATAAAGATTATGTTAATGAATAAGCATATTTACATATAACCATTTGATTATTACTTTATTATTCATACTGTTTATTATTTTTTAGATAAATACTTCAGCAATGATACCGATTGCATATTTATATTTTATCCTTTTAACTCAATTGATAATCCCAGATATATAACTAATTTATTGATTATCTACCCTTGATAGACGATCTTCTTGTATCTCCCACAAGCTACATCAATAGCCAATCATACTCTCTTGGATGAACTT
This region of Shewanella sp. NFH-SH190041 genomic DNA includes:
- a CDS encoding tetratricopeptide repeat protein translates to MKKTLTLAIALCFSAGAFASDLQQATQAAAKGDYQTAYQQLLPLAEQGSADAQYQLGIMYSRSQGVSLDTKTAANWFKKAAEQGNADAQYNLAISYSLGRGLPQDAQQALHWLQQAAEQQQPDAQFRLGSLYEQGQQGLSQDDHKALALYQASAAQGNSEAQLNLGMMLTNGRGTDVDHIKALEWFQRAAEQGNADAQNNLAIMYALGKGTSKNEKMAYMWANLSHYNGGPGDEIVEILNHTMKFTDIRQAQKMTETCLQQGLQNCNTQS
- a CDS encoding molecular chaperone, with the translated sequence MSINRIELQAMAQILHNLWFEPPGEELLEMVAQIPFAEQWPLGDSAPDVMQACRALDNSDANQAELQMDYTRLFVGPGVPLCPPWGSVYLCDTGLLNDVSTQALAQFYRDTGLELDATRNEPVDHLGLMLAVVANALAQNCDEAGQSTIPAFMDSYDDVAFSTAWIVRLLREFLMPFAPQCIALLASKAKTDFYQALAPLTLNYLQSLQAQLETELADKQA
- a CDS encoding YncE family protein, which gives rise to MRNPNKWIWLPVSLMIFSMPVMARYYQATQGSMAVADRAGGTVSVIDVKTDTVKHTIRLPKADDEATPEPMYVVYKKNLLYVGDRANNQVLVFDSHAYQLIKKIPVGRGVFHMWASKYAELLLVVNDVDNSISVIDTNNLTVKTTVAIPQDLVNAGFKPHDVFISANGRQWFVSLLGNTDQGWILKYQYWWGRAYQTARRQVGGDPHLFLVKRDRSLLVASQDEGTVTELSTRHLGMRRQANVPNAHGIFAHYNRVYVTDIADGGTNGLYTLNRRHLRSRFTNDTPQPTPHNISVTRNGKKLYITHSGASQDKVSVFDTHAPWRQPNLKTTVTVGTNPFGLAYVPH
- a CDS encoding DMSO/selenate family reductase complex A subunit; this encodes MERRTFLKMSAAMGCAATVSACSPSGKDPVFTKPLQPTGEEMQNWSACLVNCGSNCPIKVFSRDGVITRIETDHETSDQYGDNHQIRCCTRGRSLRQRTYAPDRLRTPMKRIGATRSGEVDQFVAISWEQAYREVGEKLNQIRAKHGPASTYFHYRSGAYYGFAGYQVWQRLLNKTGGYLDHHWDYSWAQLYSAAEATYGDAGHAYYGSRLAEIANADLFIGIAFNPNEMRMSGSGEGYDFIQALHNHPGDIKVYMIDTRYTDSMLGKEHKWMPIRPGTDAALAEAVAWEMITSGWIDANSKAFLDQHCLGYDFASLDSFKAQWAASDDAEQQRYAALIDPKENYKDYILGTYTGLARTPEWAAARCGISAAQIRELAAALMAAKAPYVSIGAGVSRHANGDQAVRALYMLSILTGKLGQPGVNTGGMPMNYGLGVAGIDIGNNAVKATIPVFTFAEAIERGKEFTPYSHNLKGADKLDSNIKAIINVSGNAIVNQHSDINGTTAILADTSKCELIVVCDCWMTPSARYADYILPAATWLESDDLAGDSYASGQMGYMTMMSTAVKPLGEAKNMYDICAGLANAMGCDDYTEGKTVADWNNELYAATRANNPDIGLPPTYAEATQQGVFRKYMPESFVVLQDWVAGREDAYGVKTPSGKIEIYSLTMADRRANWQLQDYWSAEEKQRFSAEQLSDRYKITPLPQYVVTWEGYEDKETAVEYPLQLIGYHTKGRVHSSYDNVPWLREAVEDAVWMNPMDAAARNLTSGETVRVWNDRGMTELPVRITPRIAPGVAAMGEGRWYKPGTEQDHKGRPVDTNGALNVLTKYHPTPIVKGNPQHTNRVQIAAKQEA
- a CDS encoding DMSO/selenate family reductase complex B subunit, with product MKVDKQYGFYLDTTKCTGCKTCHVACKDRMVGSQRGEGEGAKGISAMKGVLWRRVYEYGGGEWTANADGSFEQNVFAYYMSIGCNHCSEPACVKYCPTGAMHKRKEDGLVHIKQDLCIGCESCACACPYDAPQLDPERKVMTKCDGCFDRLAIGRQPICVESCPLRALDFDTMDNLKAKYGEGDGHIAPLPSPDITKPNLIIKANRHGRPVKESVGICYGEPWPVGSEPKLDLVEGSVLNPAEV
- the ung gene encoding uracil-DNA glycosylase produces the protein MNSWPDMLAAEKSQAYFIDTLKYIAHRRAEGVPVYPPQADVFNAFAATQFEQVKVVILGQDPYHGLGQAHGLSFSVRPGIQPPPSLLNIYQELSHDIAGFALPEHGCLQSWANQGVLLLNTVLTVEAGRPNSHQQLGWERFTDKVIAQLNQHREGLVFLLWGSHARRKGQGIDPHRHHILIAPHPSPLSAHRGFFGCRHFSRTNQLLLAQGLTQINWQI